Proteins from a genomic interval of Chryseobacterium indologenes:
- a CDS encoding energy transducer TonB — protein sequence MKKFLAFACIFTFIFSSAQISEFQRADSRYERKKTALYNKYPKPNDLRTKKEWLLTEDKINSYKAALDKLSLEDKKMIAADPPTKSKVTKEADYEQGKASFQKLLTESIDLAFLNFSSESYKATLSFVVDSKGNALDAQVKGNNEDVNAFIEAAFYRIKDKGKWKPAVANGKPVSSAVSIPMSFSFKNNINNPQQQRVIFFTIFMTFLYFQNENTNHSENHYVANNNLI from the coding sequence ATGAAAAAGTTCTTAGCATTTGCATGTATTTTCACTTTTATTTTTAGCAGCGCCCAGATTTCCGAATTTCAACGGGCAGATTCACGTTATGAAAGAAAAAAGACGGCTTTGTATAACAAATATCCGAAGCCTAATGATTTAAGAACTAAGAAGGAATGGCTTCTTACCGAAGATAAGATAAACTCCTATAAAGCTGCTCTGGATAAGCTTTCATTGGAAGACAAGAAAATGATTGCCGCAGATCCGCCTACAAAGTCTAAAGTTACTAAAGAAGCCGACTATGAGCAAGGTAAAGCTTCTTTTCAAAAGCTTTTAACCGAATCGATTGATCTGGCTTTCTTAAACTTTTCTTCTGAATCTTATAAAGCAACCCTCAGTTTTGTAGTAGACTCTAAAGGGAATGCTCTGGATGCTCAGGTAAAGGGAAATAATGAAGATGTAAACGCATTCATAGAAGCCGCTTTTTATCGCATTAAGGATAAAGGCAAATGGAAACCAGCGGTGGCCAACGGAAAGCCCGTATCGTCTGCAGTTTCGATACCAATGTCTTTCAGTTTTAAAAATAATATAAATAACCCGCAACAACAGCGGGTTATTTTTTTCACCATTTTCATGACATTCCTTTATTTCCAGAATGAAAATACAAATCATTCTGAAAATCATTATGTTGCCAACAATAATTTAATTTGA